The following coding sequences are from one Pelmatolapia mariae isolate MD_Pm_ZW linkage group LG4, Pm_UMD_F_2, whole genome shotgun sequence window:
- the LOC134625271 gene encoding cysteine protease atg4da-like isoform X2: protein MNPSTSSAQFVGQSAADDLMDDWVFFSTESAVSQGLEESRDDQEAEDTGRFKDKLVSAWNSVKYGWTLKQKSKFSKRSPVFMLGKSYELKDEDQRHFRRCFASLLWFTYRRGFRPLPGSSLTTDSGWGCVLRSSQMLLAQGLLLHLMPPGCTWSGNQRVVKDDMDLIHSVNDGFSSSERESKRSRHSSWGSILDRPVEGTHRRILRWFADNPTAPFGIHRLVELGKSSGKKAGDWYGPSIAAHILRKAVEASVVDLPDLVVYVAQDCTIYLQDVRKLCERPIPQHWKSVLILVPVRLGGQDLNPSYITSVKKLLMLECCIGIIGGKPKHSLFFVGFQDDHLLYLDPHYCQPTVDVTKNFPLESFHCKNPRKMSFSRMDPSCTIGFYAKGQMEFESLCASVNEAVSASAETYPMFIFEEGKTREEARANTPTHSVTFLQRKTQLGRVDTSNSMDEFVLL from the exons ATGAATCCTAGCACCTCCTCTGCTCAGTTTGTGGGTCAGTCTGCTGCTGATGACCTCATGGATGATTGGGTCTTTTTCTCTACTGAATCAGCTGTGTCCCAGGGCCTAGAAGAGAGCAGGGATGACCAGGAGGCAGAGGACACAGGCAGATTCAAAGACAAGTTGGTCTCAGCATGGAACAGCGTCAAATACG GCTGGACCTTGAAGCAAAAATCTAAATTTAGCAAGCGCTCTCCTGTGTTCATGCTGGGGAAATCCTATGAGCTCAAAGATGAAG ATCAACGGCATTTCCGTCGCTGCTTTGCATCGCTCCTGTGGTTTACATACAGACGGGGTTTCCGTCCGCTCCCCGGCTCCTCTCTGACCACCGACAGCGGTTGGGGTTGTGTTCTACGCTCCAGCCAGATGCTGCTGGCACAGGGCCTGCTACTGCACCTGATGCCACCAG gttgcaCCTGGTCTGGGAACCAACGTGTTGTCAAAGATGACATGGACCTGATTCACTCTGTGAACGATGGATTTAGTTCGAGTGAAAGGGAAAGCAAGAGAAGTCGACATTCGAGCTGGGGGTCCATCCTGGATAGACCCGTGGAGGGTACACACAGAAGGATTTTACGCTGGTTTGCAGACAACCCCACAGCTCCCTTTGGCATACATCGGCTTGTAGAACTGGGCAAAAGCTCAGGGAAGAAGGCTGGGGACTGGTATGGTCCGTCCATTGCAGCACATATCCTCCG GAAAGCTGTGGAAGCTTCAGTAGTGGACCTTCCCGATCTAGTTGTGTATGTAGCACAAGATTGCACCA TCTACCTGCAGGATGTGAGGAAGTTGTGCGAACGGCCTATCCCTCAGCACTGGAAATCTGTCCTCATCCTGGTTCCTGTGCGTCTTGGCGGACAAGATCTCAATCCGTCCTACATCACCAGTGTCAAA AAACTCTTGATGTTGGAGTGCTGCATCGGGATCATTGGCGGCAAACCAAAGCACTCTTTGTTCTTCGTTGGCTTCCAGG ATGACCATCTGCTCTACTTGGACCCTCACTACTGTCAGCCCACAGTGGATGTAACCAAGAACTTTCCCTTGGAG TCGTTTCACTGTAAGAATCCCAGGAAAATGTCTTTCTCTCGCATGGACCCCAGCTGCACCATCGGATTTTATGCAAAAGGACAAATGGAGTTTGAGTCGTTGTGCGCAAGTGTTAATGAG GCTGTCTCAGCGTCTGCAGAGACTTATCCCATGTTTATATttgaagaaggaaaaacacgGGAGGAAGCGAGAGCAAACACACCCACGCACAGCGTCACCTTCCTACAGAGGAAGACCCAACTGGGAAGAGTTGATACAAGCAACAGCATGGACGAGTTTGTTCTATTGTAA
- the LOC134625271 gene encoding cysteine protease atg4da-like isoform X1 has product MNPSTSSAQFVGQSAADDLMDDWVFFSTESAVSQGLEESRDDQEAEDTGRFKDKLVSAWNSVKYGWTLKQKSKFSKRSPVFMLGKSYELKDEVDQRHFRRCFASLLWFTYRRGFRPLPGSSLTTDSGWGCVLRSSQMLLAQGLLLHLMPPGCTWSGNQRVVKDDMDLIHSVNDGFSSSERESKRSRHSSWGSILDRPVEGTHRRILRWFADNPTAPFGIHRLVELGKSSGKKAGDWYGPSIAAHILRKAVEASVVDLPDLVVYVAQDCTIYLQDVRKLCERPIPQHWKSVLILVPVRLGGQDLNPSYITSVKKLLMLECCIGIIGGKPKHSLFFVGFQDDHLLYLDPHYCQPTVDVTKNFPLESFHCKNPRKMSFSRMDPSCTIGFYAKGQMEFESLCASVNEAVSASAETYPMFIFEEGKTREEARANTPTHSVTFLQRKTQLGRVDTSNSMDEFVLL; this is encoded by the exons ATGAATCCTAGCACCTCCTCTGCTCAGTTTGTGGGTCAGTCTGCTGCTGATGACCTCATGGATGATTGGGTCTTTTTCTCTACTGAATCAGCTGTGTCCCAGGGCCTAGAAGAGAGCAGGGATGACCAGGAGGCAGAGGACACAGGCAGATTCAAAGACAAGTTGGTCTCAGCATGGAACAGCGTCAAATACG GCTGGACCTTGAAGCAAAAATCTAAATTTAGCAAGCGCTCTCCTGTGTTCATGCTGGGGAAATCCTATGAGCTCAAAGATGAAG TAGATCAACGGCATTTCCGTCGCTGCTTTGCATCGCTCCTGTGGTTTACATACAGACGGGGTTTCCGTCCGCTCCCCGGCTCCTCTCTGACCACCGACAGCGGTTGGGGTTGTGTTCTACGCTCCAGCCAGATGCTGCTGGCACAGGGCCTGCTACTGCACCTGATGCCACCAG gttgcaCCTGGTCTGGGAACCAACGTGTTGTCAAAGATGACATGGACCTGATTCACTCTGTGAACGATGGATTTAGTTCGAGTGAAAGGGAAAGCAAGAGAAGTCGACATTCGAGCTGGGGGTCCATCCTGGATAGACCCGTGGAGGGTACACACAGAAGGATTTTACGCTGGTTTGCAGACAACCCCACAGCTCCCTTTGGCATACATCGGCTTGTAGAACTGGGCAAAAGCTCAGGGAAGAAGGCTGGGGACTGGTATGGTCCGTCCATTGCAGCACATATCCTCCG GAAAGCTGTGGAAGCTTCAGTAGTGGACCTTCCCGATCTAGTTGTGTATGTAGCACAAGATTGCACCA TCTACCTGCAGGATGTGAGGAAGTTGTGCGAACGGCCTATCCCTCAGCACTGGAAATCTGTCCTCATCCTGGTTCCTGTGCGTCTTGGCGGACAAGATCTCAATCCGTCCTACATCACCAGTGTCAAA AAACTCTTGATGTTGGAGTGCTGCATCGGGATCATTGGCGGCAAACCAAAGCACTCTTTGTTCTTCGTTGGCTTCCAGG ATGACCATCTGCTCTACTTGGACCCTCACTACTGTCAGCCCACAGTGGATGTAACCAAGAACTTTCCCTTGGAG TCGTTTCACTGTAAGAATCCCAGGAAAATGTCTTTCTCTCGCATGGACCCCAGCTGCACCATCGGATTTTATGCAAAAGGACAAATGGAGTTTGAGTCGTTGTGCGCAAGTGTTAATGAG GCTGTCTCAGCGTCTGCAGAGACTTATCCCATGTTTATATttgaagaaggaaaaacacgGGAGGAAGCGAGAGCAAACACACCCACGCACAGCGTCACCTTCCTACAGAGGAAGACCCAACTGGGAAGAGTTGATACAAGCAACAGCATGGACGAGTTTGTTCTATTGTAA
- the LOC134625271 gene encoding cysteine protease atg4da-like isoform X3: MLGKSYELKDEVDQRHFRRCFASLLWFTYRRGFRPLPGSSLTTDSGWGCVLRSSQMLLAQGLLLHLMPPGCTWSGNQRVVKDDMDLIHSVNDGFSSSERESKRSRHSSWGSILDRPVEGTHRRILRWFADNPTAPFGIHRLVELGKSSGKKAGDWYGPSIAAHILRKAVEASVVDLPDLVVYVAQDCTIYLQDVRKLCERPIPQHWKSVLILVPVRLGGQDLNPSYITSVKKLLMLECCIGIIGGKPKHSLFFVGFQDDHLLYLDPHYCQPTVDVTKNFPLESFHCKNPRKMSFSRMDPSCTIGFYAKGQMEFESLCASVNEAVSASAETYPMFIFEEGKTREEARANTPTHSVTFLQRKTQLGRVDTSNSMDEFVLL, from the exons ATGCTGGGGAAATCCTATGAGCTCAAAGATGAAG TAGATCAACGGCATTTCCGTCGCTGCTTTGCATCGCTCCTGTGGTTTACATACAGACGGGGTTTCCGTCCGCTCCCCGGCTCCTCTCTGACCACCGACAGCGGTTGGGGTTGTGTTCTACGCTCCAGCCAGATGCTGCTGGCACAGGGCCTGCTACTGCACCTGATGCCACCAG gttgcaCCTGGTCTGGGAACCAACGTGTTGTCAAAGATGACATGGACCTGATTCACTCTGTGAACGATGGATTTAGTTCGAGTGAAAGGGAAAGCAAGAGAAGTCGACATTCGAGCTGGGGGTCCATCCTGGATAGACCCGTGGAGGGTACACACAGAAGGATTTTACGCTGGTTTGCAGACAACCCCACAGCTCCCTTTGGCATACATCGGCTTGTAGAACTGGGCAAAAGCTCAGGGAAGAAGGCTGGGGACTGGTATGGTCCGTCCATTGCAGCACATATCCTCCG GAAAGCTGTGGAAGCTTCAGTAGTGGACCTTCCCGATCTAGTTGTGTATGTAGCACAAGATTGCACCA TCTACCTGCAGGATGTGAGGAAGTTGTGCGAACGGCCTATCCCTCAGCACTGGAAATCTGTCCTCATCCTGGTTCCTGTGCGTCTTGGCGGACAAGATCTCAATCCGTCCTACATCACCAGTGTCAAA AAACTCTTGATGTTGGAGTGCTGCATCGGGATCATTGGCGGCAAACCAAAGCACTCTTTGTTCTTCGTTGGCTTCCAGG ATGACCATCTGCTCTACTTGGACCCTCACTACTGTCAGCCCACAGTGGATGTAACCAAGAACTTTCCCTTGGAG TCGTTTCACTGTAAGAATCCCAGGAAAATGTCTTTCTCTCGCATGGACCCCAGCTGCACCATCGGATTTTATGCAAAAGGACAAATGGAGTTTGAGTCGTTGTGCGCAAGTGTTAATGAG GCTGTCTCAGCGTCTGCAGAGACTTATCCCATGTTTATATttgaagaaggaaaaacacgGGAGGAAGCGAGAGCAAACACACCCACGCACAGCGTCACCTTCCTACAGAGGAAGACCCAACTGGGAAGAGTTGATACAAGCAACAGCATGGACGAGTTTGTTCTATTGTAA